Proteins encoded together in one Anaerococcus murdochii window:
- a CDS encoding riboflavin synthase — MFTGISTELGKVAEFRQKSDHVEVKITCKGVLEDLKIGDSLMTDGVCLTVKEFGPDYYKADLMKESLDKTKFDSSLLGKFVNLERALRFSDRLDGHIVQGHVDGVGKLIGINKNVYRFKTDRKICKYIVNKGSVCLDGISLTVSAESADNFEVSLIPETIANTNFKYKKIGDAVNIETDIIGRFVEKLYRNDKKEDLGSLLGLN; from the coding sequence ATGTTTACAGGAATATCAACTGAACTTGGAAAGGTCGCAGAATTCAGACAGAAGTCTGACCATGTCGAAGTTAAAATTACCTGCAAGGGTGTATTAGAAGATTTAAAAATCGGGGATTCTTTAATGACTGACGGGGTTTGCCTAACGGTCAAAGAATTTGGCCCAGATTATTATAAGGCAGACCTTATGAAAGAAAGTCTTGATAAGACAAAGTTTGACTCAAGTTTATTGGGCAAATTTGTAAATCTTGAAAGGGCTTTGAGGTTTTCAGATAGGCTTGACGGCCATATTGTCCAGGGCCATGTGGATGGGGTTGGCAAACTTATTGGTATCAATAAAAATGTCTATAGGTTTAAAACTGACAGGAAGATATGCAAATATATTGTAAATAAGGGTTCGGTTTGCCTTGACGGAATTTCCCTTACGGTGTCAGCAGAAAGTGCAGATAACTTCGAAGTCTCACTCATTCCGGAAACCATTGCCAACACCAATTTTAAGTATAAAAAAATAGGCGATGCTGTTAATATCGAAACTGATATTATTGGTCGTTTTGTAGAAAAATTATATAGAAATGATAAAAAGGAGGATTTGGGCTCACTTTTAGGCCTTAACTAG
- the ribA gene encoding GTP cyclohydrolase II — translation MTNIEKAIEAIKNNELIIVTDDESRENEGDFICAGENVTGEMINIMAKYGRGLICTPMSEEVAQNLDIPLMVVNNTDNHETAFTVSVDHVNTTTGISAYERAETVRELVNPNSKPEDFRRPGHVFPLIAKKGGVVERDGHTEATVDLMKLAGKKEIGLCCEIMADDGHMMRGDDLVKLADKLGLVMTSVEEIQNYIKENKKTELEITNPVKLPSDYGEFTAIGFVDPKDGKEHIALTKGDISGENILTRIHSECLTGDVLGSKRCDCGNQLHKALRVIEKNGSGVLLYMRQEGRGIGLFNKLKAYELQENGFDTVDANRELGFPDDMRDYKVAAEILKKLGVKSVRLMTNNPDKVDQVEKYGIEVSEREPLEIKSNEIDEYYLKTKVYRMGHKLNEFKEKKNA, via the coding sequence ATGACAAATATAGAAAAAGCTATAGAAGCTATTAAAAACAACGAATTAATAATAGTTACTGATGACGAATCAAGAGAAAATGAAGGTGACTTTATCTGCGCCGGAGAAAATGTAACAGGCGAGATGATAAATATCATGGCAAAATACGGTAGGGGCCTTATTTGTACACCTATGAGCGAAGAAGTTGCTCAAAATCTAGATATTCCTCTTATGGTTGTAAATAATACAGATAACCACGAAACAGCCTTTACAGTGTCAGTTGACCATGTGAACACAACTACTGGAATTTCAGCCTACGAAAGAGCTGAGACTGTAAGAGAGCTCGTAAATCCAAATTCTAAACCAGAAGATTTTAGAAGGCCTGGCCATGTTTTCCCACTAATTGCAAAAAAAGGTGGAGTCGTAGAAAGAGATGGCCACACAGAAGCGACTGTAGATCTGATGAAGCTTGCAGGCAAAAAAGAGATAGGTCTTTGCTGTGAAATAATGGCTGATGATGGTCATATGATGCGAGGTGACGATTTAGTAAAACTTGCTGACAAACTTGGCCTTGTAATGACAAGTGTGGAAGAAATTCAAAACTATATAAAAGAAAACAAAAAGACTGAACTTGAAATCACAAACCCTGTAAAGCTTCCATCTGATTATGGTGAATTTACTGCTATTGGTTTTGTAGATCCAAAAGATGGCAAGGAGCATATTGCCCTAACCAAGGGGGATATAAGTGGAGAAAATATCCTAACAAGAATCCACTCAGAATGCCTAACAGGAGATGTGCTTGGGTCAAAAAGATGTGACTGTGGCAACCAACTCCACAAGGCTCTTCGAGTTATAGAAAAAAATGGTTCGGGAGTGCTTCTTTATATGCGTCAGGAAGGACGTGGAATTGGTTTATTTAACAAGCTTAAGGCCTATGAGCTTCAGGAAAATGGATTTGATACAGTTGATGCTAATAGAGAATTAGGTTTTCCTGATGATATGAGAGACTATAAGGTTGCAGCAGAAATTCTAAAAAAACTTGGAGTGAAGTCTGTAAGACTAATGACCAATAATCCTGACAAGGTAGATCAAGTTGAAAAATACGGCATAGAAGTGAGCGAGAGAGAACCTCTTGAGATAAAATCAAACGAAATAGATGAATATTATCTAAAAACAAAAGTTTATAGGATGGGACACAAATTAAACGAATTTAAGGAGAAGAAAAATGCGTGA
- the ribH gene encoding 6,7-dimethyl-8-ribityllumazine synthase: MREYSANLVSNNKKYAIVVARFNHFITDRLLEGCLDTLKRHEVKDEEISIVRVPGAFEIPLAAKKLAKKEDVDAVICLGAVIRGDTPHFDYVCAEVSKGVAHVGLESEKPVIFGVVTTDNVDQAVQRAGVKSGNKGAEAAISAIEMANLVDLL; encoded by the coding sequence ATGCGTGAGTATAGTGCAAATTTAGTTTCAAATAATAAAAAATATGCAATAGTTGTTGCGAGATTTAACCACTTTATAACAGATAGGCTTTTAGAAGGCTGTCTTGATACCCTAAAAAGACATGAGGTCAAAGATGAAGAAATTTCTATAGTAAGGGTGCCGGGAGCTTTTGAAATCCCACTTGCAGCAAAAAAGCTTGCCAAAAAAGAGGATGTAGATGCGGTTATCTGCCTTGGAGCTGTTATTCGTGGCGATACCCCACACTTTGACTATGTTTGTGCAGAAGTTTCAAAGGGAGTTGCCCACGTGGGTCTAGAAAGCGAAAAACCAGTTATATTTGGGGTTGTAACCACAGATAATGTTGACCAAGCTGTTCAAAGAGCAGGAGTTAAGTCTGGAAATAAGGGGGCAGAAGCTGCGATTTCTGCTATAGAAATGGCTAACCTTGTTGATCTACTATGA
- a CDS encoding HAD family hydrolase, which translates to MILVFDFDGTIHKTEIAYKKAITESLDELNFDINDFDFKSFIGMGPKEVWDIILKDDSDKTPYIEKNGDRIIKYMKEAGELYDGAIETLSYLKGKYDLYILSKCRRVYMEAAREKFGLDRFFSKYFIGEDYEFLDKYKILRQEIKDDYIIIGDRREDMEAGLKNGKKAIFAAYGYGSSFEGVGAYKKISSIKELDDIL; encoded by the coding sequence ATGATTTTAGTTTTTGACTTTGACGGGACAATCCACAAGACAGAAATAGCTTATAAAAAAGCCATCACAGAAAGCCTTGATGAACTAAATTTTGATATAAATGATTTTGATTTTAAATCTTTTATAGGCATGGGACCAAAAGAGGTTTGGGATATAATTCTAAAAGATGATTCTGATAAAACTCCATATATAGAAAAAAATGGCGATAGGATTATAAAGTATATGAAGGAAGCTGGTGAGCTTTATGATGGGGCTATCGAAACTCTCTCATATCTAAAAGGTAAATATGACCTCTACATACTTTCAAAATGCAGGAGAGTTTACATGGAAGCTGCCAGGGAAAAGTTTGGTCTTGATAGGTTTTTTAGCAAATATTTTATAGGTGAAGATTATGAATTTCTCGATAAGTATAAGATTCTAAGACAAGAAATTAAAGATGATTATATAATTATAGGCGACCGCAGGGAAGACATGGAAGCGGGTCTTAAAAATGGCAAAAAAGCAATTTTTGCAGCCTATGGATATGGCTCATCCTTCGAAGGAGTAGGGGCCTATAAAAAAATATCTTCTATAAAAGAATTGGATGACATATTATAA
- a CDS encoding FAD-binding protein gives MKVTPCLHMTKGGIVANSKAQVLNTSDEVIPGLFAAGEVTDTSGAYTSSVIFGRISGLEASKYIKENK, from the coding sequence GTGAAAGTAACTCCATGCCTACACATGACTAAGGGTGGAATTGTCGCAAATAGTAAGGCCCAAGTCTTAAATACTTCTGACGAAGTTATACCAGGCCTTTTTGCAGCTGGAGAAGTTACAGACACATCTGGCGCCTACACTTCTTCTGTAATATTTGGTAGGATTTCAGGCCTAGAAGCTAGTAAATACATCAAAGAAAATAAGTAA
- a CDS encoding FAD-binding protein, with the protein MTEGAFVLDEWLRDKGIELDYNFGGEGSMSHLRNENEYAGNHIQTKLEEKAKDLGIEILTGTKGVDLILEDDGVKGAKVEDKTSKYTIKSKATVIATGGFSMNKDLVAKYIPGAEDIPSSNQMGVTGDFITIAENNDIKLDHMDKPVIFHKMLDPRRDLTGFSIDNFIFVNENGERFIAESDSGIEYGQKMMENRPVYFIFDEKAKDSFMRPKMQVEKGYIKEYNSVEELAADGIGCSKDTLIQTMEDFNAVRGEKEDAFREEAAKDELDYEGKYIA; encoded by the coding sequence ATGACCGAAGGTGCTTTCGTACTTGATGAATGGCTTAGAGATAAGGGTATAGAGCTTGATTATAACTTTGGCGGGGAAGGTTCTATGAGCCACTTAAGAAATGAAAATGAATACGCAGGCAACCATATTCAAACTAAGCTTGAAGAAAAAGCAAAAGACTTAGGAATAGAAATACTTACAGGTACTAAAGGTGTTGACCTAATCTTAGAAGATGATGGTGTAAAGGGTGCTAAGGTTGAGGATAAGACTAGCAAATATACAATTAAGTCTAAGGCTACTGTAATTGCCACAGGTGGGTTTTCTATGAACAAAGACTTGGTAGCAAAATATATACCTGGTGCAGAAGATATCCCATCATCTAACCAAATGGGTGTAACAGGTGACTTTATAACCATAGCTGAAAATAATGATATCAAGCTAGACCACATGGATAAACCTGTTATTTTCCATAAAATGCTAGATCCGAGACGTGACCTAACAGGTTTTTCTATAGATAATTTCATTTTTGTAAATGAAAATGGGGAAAGATTTATTGCAGAATCTGATAGTGGAATCGAATATGGACAAAAAATGATGGAAAATAGACCAGTTTATTTCATCTTTGATGAAAAGGCTAAAGACTCTTTCATGAGACCTAAGATGCAAGTAGAAAAAGGTTATATCAAAGAATATAATTCTGTTGAAGAACTGGCAGCAGATGGTATTGGCTGTTCCAAAGATACACTAATTCAAACCATGGAAGACTTTAATGCTGTTAGGGGCGAAAAAGAAGATGCCTTTAGAGAAGAAGCCGCCAAAGATGAACTAGATTATGAGGGCAAATATATTGCGTGA